From the Mustelus asterias unplaced genomic scaffold, sMusAst1.hap1.1 HAP1_SCAFFOLD_1699, whole genome shotgun sequence genome, one window contains:
- the LOC144488599 gene encoding uncharacterized protein LOC144488599: MKTSVVLPHRNPASPASPASPTSPASPASPASPTSPASPASPASPTSPASPTSPTSPTSPASPTSPTSPASPTSPASPASPASPASPASPTSPASPTSPASPTSPASPASPTSPASPASPTSPTSPASPTSPASPASPASPTSPASPVSPASPASPASPASPTSPASPASPASPASPASPTSPASPASPASPASPTSPTSVVW, encoded by the coding sequence ATGAAAACCAGTGTTGTGCTGCCACACCGGAACCCAGCCTCGCCAGCCTCGCCAGCCTCGCCAACCTCGCCAGCCTCGCCAGCCTCGCCAGCCTCGCCAACCTCGCCAGCCTCGCCAGCCTCGCCAGCCTCACCAACCTCGCCAGCCTCGCCAACCTCGCCAACCTCGCCAACCTCGCCAGCCTCGCCAACCTCGCCAACCTCGCCAGCCTCGCCAACCTCGCCAGCCTCGCCAGCCTCGCCAGCCTCGCCAGCCTCGCCAGCCTCGCCAACCTCGCCAGCCTCGCCAACCTCGCCAGCCTCGCCAACCTCGCCAGCCTCGCCAGCCTCGCCAACCTCGCCAGCCTCGCCAGCCTCGCCAACCTCGCCAACCTCGCCAGCCTCGCCAACCTCGCCAGCCTCGCCAGCCTCGCCAGCCTCGCCAACCTCGCCAGCCTCGCCAGTCTCGCCAGCCTCGCCAGCCTCACCAGCCTCGCCAGCCTCGCCAACCTCGCCAGCCTCGCCAGCCTCGCCAGCCTCGCCAGCCTCGCCAGCCTCGCCAACCTCGCCAGCCTCGCCAGCCTCGCCAGCCTCGCCAGCCTCGCCAACCTCACCAAcctcggtggtgtggtag